In Primulina eburnea isolate SZY01 chromosome 3, ASM2296580v1, whole genome shotgun sequence, one DNA window encodes the following:
- the LOC140828133 gene encoding uncharacterized protein, whose protein sequence is MTFSRMVHFRLLFLFIGSCMFVSQCNGQDKGATTCGKLECPEYKVIHNEKNGFEIRSYKDAVWITTPNITSYTFEYAAQKGFATAYTYFLGNNSQGAKLNMTAPVLVDIQNDHYYTVHLYLPRQYQSNPPSTISNEFHPSKLPPRKFAVVRRFGGVMNNPAIATQLEALKKSLAGTPYEPVAAASADRFTVAVYYSPLDEPEKPLNEIMLWFD, encoded by the exons ATGACGTTCTCCAGAATGGTTCATTTTCGCCTCCTATTTTTGTTTATAGGCTCTTGCATGTTTGTGTCGCAATGTAATGGGCAGGACAAAGGAGCAACAACCTGCGGAAAATTAGAATGTCCTGAATATAAAGTGATTCACAATGAAAAGAATGGTTTTGAGATTAGGAGTTACAAGGATGCTGTTTGGATTACGACTCCCAATATTACTTCCTACACCTTTGAATATGCTGCTCAAAAGGGTTTCGCAAC TGCGTACACTTACTTCCTAGGAAACAACAGCCAAGGAGCCAAACTCAACATGACAGCTCCAGTTCTCGTTGATATCCAAAACGATCATTACTATACAGTACATCTATACCTACCCCGACAGTATCAGAGCAACCCGCCCTCGACGATCTCTAATGAATTTCATCCGTCCAAATTGCCGCCGCGCAAATTCGCCGTTGTCCGGAGATTCGGCGGCGTGATGAACAATCCCGCCATTGCGACGCAGCTTGAGGCCTTGAAGAAGAGCCTCGCCGGAACCCCTTATGAGCCCGTGGCGGCAGCCTCCGCTGACCGGTTCACCGTCGCCGTCTACTACTCACCCTTGGACGAACCGGAGAAACCTCTGAATGAAATTATGTTGTGGTTTGACTGA